TGCTACGACAAGTTCAATGGAATCGGCTCCACAAGGATCTCCCGCAGTTGATTCTGATATAACTCCTCGCATCAAATTTAAGCGGCTTGATAAAACCTCAAAACACATAATGCAGGTATTTGCATTTCTGAGTACTTTTGGAAAAGaagtaatttcattttatcgTCCCGTCTGTTTGATTTcgatatattgttttcttttccccaCAGATTTTAGATAAGGAAGCTATTGGGGAAGTAAAAGCACAGAGAGAAATTCCAGATATAAAGCCAGGCTATATTGTGCAGCTCAAAGTGGTAGAGTTCATTTCAGTCAAATACTATATCAGCAGTTGTAGATGAGGTTACTGAACAATTTTCTGGCTTTTGCTGTCTTGTGTGAACAGGAAGTACCTGAGAACAAGCGACGTATCTCAACGTTGAAAGGCATTGTAATAGCAAGACGAAATGCAGGTCTTAACACAACTTTTAGATTAAGAAGGCTAGTTGCTGGTGTTGGGATTGAATCCCTCTTCCCTCTGTAAGTAATGCTGATTTAAAAATCTGATACAAACGTATTAGAACATGATGAACGCTACGATCACACGTGTTGAAGTTGGCGTATTAATATGAACATACATATGTGTTTATTCTTCTTGTGTATGTCTATTTCTGATAGCACTTTGCTTATGACTAAACAAGTGGGTGATGCAGCATGACAGATACTCAccaaacataaaagaaattatggtTTTGGACAAGAAGAAAGTGCGGAGGGCTAAGCTTCCCTATCTTAGGGACAAAATGAACGCGCTTAAGAAGCACTAGCAAGCTTTCTATTCGGTGGGATCAGAGGTGTACCCGTAACAAAGGTGCGCTGTAATCATTTTTTAGCAAGAAATCTCAGAGTTTCCATGATTCCTTATCCTTGTTGCATGGAGAATCGACCTTGAGTCATTTACTTGAGCAAAACATGCCATCATTTTAGTGATTGGTTGCCTGATTCCCCTTATTTTTGGAATATCAAAGAGCTTGCTGACATTAGGGGCTGTTTGTAATGTGTGTGCCTGTTGTTATACAATACAGTCCATGTATCAACATTATCATCTTTTTGAATGAAGGATAGATCCattatttatcatttacaGCTTTTCCGTTCGTTCCAAATCTTTCCCATGTTCTTTGTTgttattcttattttcactatCAATTCAATGAGAATAGGCATGGTGCTTGCTGATTTCCAGCTGACCATGGAAAAATGCAAGTACATATAACTATAGTTTCATGTTAAATGAGACTTAAGTTGTGCCTATTACCTTAAGAACTAATTTTATTATCGAGAGGGTTTGGATTCACTATCATATTGACCCGCACAATACCACTTCTCAACACAAAATTATGTATAAATGTGTTCGTACATCTTGAAgtaatttataatcaatgtaCATACGACTTGTATGAGGACCCacatataaaattatgttatCTTAGGAGGATGTGTATAATATCTTCGTAAAATCATGATATACGTACTTTACAAAGCTAACATACATATTTGTATCATTCTAGTGAAACTATATAATACATTATTATACATGCATCACATGGTACCTCATACAAGGCTCGGATTGTTTCTTTGTTCACCAACGTCTACGTGATCTAATTTTACCTATATCATCATAGTTCATTCCATTCTTAGTTCACCAACGTTTACCTGTTTTCCTTATCTAATTCTACCTACATCATCATAGTTCATTCCATTCTTAGTTCACCAATGTTTACCTAATCTAATTCTACCTACATCATCATAGTTCATTCTATTCTTAGTTCACTAATGTTTACATGATCTAATTCTACCTACATCATCATAGTTCATTCGAATCGGGTCAGACTGGAACAGGGTTATCATCATAGTTCATTCGAATTGGGTCGGGTTATTCAAAGGAAGAACCATGTTAATATcccaaacaaattcaaataatttttccaACCATTTTAATATcccaaacaaattcaaataatttttccaACCATTTTAATATcccaaacaaattcaaataattttttgaaaatagtaGTCCATTTATAATTCTTGGTAGATTCAACcccaaacaaattaaaatatttatcgtttttttgttttg
Above is a genomic segment from Cucurbita pepo subsp. pepo cultivar mu-cu-16 unplaced genomic scaffold, ASM280686v2 Cp4.1_scaffold001428, whole genome shotgun sequence containing:
- the LOC111786317 gene encoding uncharacterized protein LOC111786317 isoform X2 → MISKNCIYDLSVGLCVLIGSNIFLFKSLFWNISLCNNLSTICQRSMGSQMEFVPSRNHVASTCSAFQSLWQHSFQLAEIAAPFSSSRGIATTSSMESAPQGSPAVDSDITPRIKFKRLDKTSKHIMQILDKEAIGEVKAQREIPDIKPGYIVQLKVEVPENKRRISTLKGIVIARRNAGLNTTFRLRRLVAGVGIESLFPLMTDTHQT
- the LOC111786317 gene encoding 50S ribosomal protein L19, chloroplastic-like isoform X1 yields the protein MISKNCIYDLSVGLCVLIGSNIFLFKSLFWNISLCNNLSTICQRSMGSQMEFVPSRNHVASTCSAFQSLWQHSFQLAEIAAPFSSSRGIATTSSMESAPQGSPAVDSDITPRIKFKRLDKTSKHIMQILDKEAIGEVKAQREIPDIKPGYIVQLKVEVPENKRRISTLKGIVIARRNAGLNTTFRLRRLVAGVGIESLFPLYSPNIKEIMVLDKKKVRRAKLPYLRDKMNALKKH